The following are encoded in a window of Mycobacterium vicinigordonae genomic DNA:
- a CDS encoding PE family protein, with protein MSQLVISPESLAGAATDVDEIAAAIHAANSAAARPTSSVLAAAGDEVSAAVTALFNDFGAEYQQVVRQANAFHSEFARALAAAGTAYTQAELAANAALSNTTSLLTASGTALPAAAQNIALIMGGTGNPLPLSEYVTDIENNWIKPLFGSSWIPTKLPTPEQFWPITPDLGNMTYNQSVAKGVSLLNAAITHQAELGNNIVAFGYSQSASIINNEILALMANNSPFQGQLSFIMAAAGNNPNGGLLSRFPGFYIPILDATFNGATPANNPYPTQIFTAQYDGIAHTPQYPLNILADVNALMGYFYVHNQYPALLASNAVQLPTSPGYTGNTEYYMFMTQNLPLLQPIRDIPYAGPVIADLLQPPLRVMVDLGYNYGYADLPTPAGLINIPNPFNVAYYLGQGLLQAPYGAAVEIGVQAGWWGPEYFPDAYPWVPSTNPGLNFYFGPTLSQSPVTAVSLLSGGLGDVLHVIPPIFN; from the coding sequence ATGTCACAACTAGTCATTTCACCTGAATCGCTTGCGGGAGCGGCTACCGATGTGGACGAGATCGCCGCGGCGATCCATGCGGCCAACTCCGCGGCGGCGCGTCCCACCTCGAGCGTGCTCGCCGCTGCCGGCGATGAAGTCTCCGCGGCAGTCACCGCGCTGTTCAACGACTTCGGCGCGGAGTACCAACAGGTTGTCCGGCAAGCGAACGCTTTTCACAGCGAATTCGCCCGGGCGCTCGCGGCCGCTGGGACCGCGTACACGCAGGCCGAGCTCGCCGCCAACGCCGCGTTGTCGAACACGACCAGCCTCCTGACCGCCTCGGGAACGGCGTTGCCCGCAGCCGCACAGAACATCGCGCTGATCATGGGCGGCACCGGCAACCCGCTACCGCTGTCCGAGTACGTCACCGACATCGAAAACAATTGGATTAAACCGCTTTTCGGTTCCAGTTGGATTCCCACCAAGTTGCCCACGCCGGAACAGTTCTGGCCGATCACCCCCGACCTCGGCAATATGACGTACAACCAGTCCGTCGCCAAAGGCGTGAGCCTGTTGAACGCCGCCATCACTCATCAGGCCGAGCTGGGAAACAACATCGTCGCATTCGGCTATTCGCAGAGCGCCTCGATCATCAACAACGAAATCCTCGCGCTGATGGCGAACAACTCGCCCTTTCAGGGCCAGTTGTCGTTCATCATGGCCGCGGCCGGCAACAACCCGAACGGCGGCCTGCTGTCCCGGTTCCCCGGCTTCTACATCCCCATCCTGGATGCGACATTCAACGGCGCGACCCCGGCTAACAACCCGTACCCCACCCAGATCTTCACTGCACAGTACGACGGCATTGCCCACACTCCGCAGTACCCGCTCAATATCCTGGCCGACGTCAACGCCCTCATGGGCTACTTCTACGTGCACAACCAGTACCCGGCACTGTTGGCCAGCAACGCCGTCCAGCTGCCGACGTCGCCCGGCTATACCGGCAACACCGAGTACTACATGTTCATGACGCAGAACCTGCCGCTGCTGCAGCCGATCCGCGACATCCCCTATGCCGGGCCGGTGATCGCCGACCTGCTGCAGCCACCGCTGCGGGTGATGGTCGATCTCGGCTACAACTACGGTTACGCCGACCTGCCCACCCCGGCGGGCCTGATCAACATTCCCAACCCATTCAATGTCGCCTACTACCTGGGCCAGGGGCTACTGCAGGCCCCATACGGTGCCGCGGTGGAGATCGGTGTCCAAGCCGGATGGTGGGGTCCGGAGTACTTCCCGGACGCATATCCGTGGGTGCCGTCGACCAACCCGGGTCTGAACTTCTACTTCGGCCCGACGCTGAGCCAATCTCCGGTAACCGCAGTGTCGCTGCTCAGCGGCGGGCTGGGCGACGTGCTGCACGTGATTCCGCCGATCTTCAACTAG
- a CDS encoding tyrosine-protein phosphatase has protein sequence MAEGLRDLPGAWNFRDVADSTGALRPGRLFRSSELSSLDDDGRAVLRELGVTDVADLRAAREVARRGPGRVPDGVDIHLLPVPDLGDEKESGTDQDAPHESAFKRMLAEGDPGDSDEAIEAKAVEYMVDEYRQFPTRSGAQRALQRVFTLLAAGRPVLTHCFAGKDRTGFVVATVLAALGVDRDVIVADYLRSNDAVPALRGQIMQMIAQRPDVELTPEVITFTKARLSDGVLGVRDEYLAASWQVIDESFGSLDAYLRDAGITETEVTRLRKALLG, from the coding sequence ATGGCTGAAGGATTACGGGATCTGCCGGGCGCGTGGAACTTTCGCGACGTCGCCGACAGCACGGGTGCGTTGCGGCCCGGCCGGCTGTTCCGGTCCAGTGAGCTGAGCAGCCTGGACGACGACGGCCGCGCGGTGCTGCGCGAACTGGGTGTTACCGACGTCGCCGACCTGCGCGCGGCCCGCGAGGTTGCCCGGCGCGGACCAGGGCGCGTACCCGACGGCGTCGACATCCACCTGTTGCCGGTACCCGACCTGGGTGATGAGAAGGAGAGCGGGACCGATCAGGACGCGCCGCACGAGTCCGCGTTTAAGAGGATGCTCGCCGAAGGCGACCCCGGGGATTCCGACGAGGCCATCGAAGCCAAAGCAGTCGAGTACATGGTGGACGAATACCGCCAATTCCCAACGCGTAGTGGTGCGCAACGCGCGTTGCAGCGCGTCTTTACGCTGCTGGCCGCCGGCCGCCCGGTGCTCACGCACTGCTTCGCGGGCAAGGACCGCACCGGGTTCGTGGTTGCGACGGTGTTGGCGGCCCTCGGCGTGGATCGTGACGTCATCGTCGCCGACTATCTGCGCAGCAACGACGCCGTGCCGGCGTTGCGTGGTCAGATCATGCAGATGATCGCCCAGCGACCCGACGTCGAACTGACGCCAGAGGTCATCACCTTCACCAAAGCCCGGCTGTCCGACGGGGTACTGGGGGTGCGGGACGAGTATCTGGCCGCGTCCTGGCAGGTGATCGACGAATCCTTCGGGTCGCTGGACGCGTACTTGCGTGACGCCGGGATTACCGAAACCGAGGTGACGCGGCTCCGTAAGGCGCTGCTCGGCTGA
- a CDS encoding alpha/beta hydrolase yields the protein MSPRKDVDFRSGEDRISAWLYRPDSGEPAPLLVMAHGLGAVRTMRLDAYAERFSAAGYACLVFDYRNFGDSEGQPRQLLDIDMQLADWAAAVDYARSLPDVDINRIALWGTSFSGGHVVQSAARLPGIAAVVAQCPFTDGLASIGAIKPLTAARVTALAARDLLAARRGKPPVLIPTAGMPGETALMTAPDAYPGYLRLVPDGVELRNEVAARIGLKVMVYRPGRSAAKVRCPILFCVCETDSVAPAKVTLHHAAKAPRGEIKTYPEGHFAIYVDDAFERVIGDQIAFLDKHLKTAI from the coding sequence ATGAGCCCACGCAAGGACGTCGACTTCAGGTCCGGAGAAGATCGGATCAGTGCGTGGCTGTACCGGCCCGATTCGGGCGAACCCGCCCCCCTGCTGGTGATGGCGCACGGTCTCGGCGCGGTACGGACCATGCGACTGGACGCCTACGCCGAGCGGTTCAGCGCCGCGGGCTACGCCTGCCTGGTATTCGACTACCGCAACTTCGGCGACAGCGAGGGCCAGCCTCGTCAACTGCTCGACATCGACATGCAGCTCGCCGACTGGGCGGCCGCCGTCGACTACGCGCGCAGCCTGCCGGATGTGGACATCAACCGAATCGCCCTGTGGGGAACCTCTTTCAGCGGCGGACACGTGGTCCAAAGCGCGGCCCGGCTGCCGGGTATCGCCGCCGTCGTGGCGCAGTGCCCGTTTACCGATGGCCTGGCTTCCATCGGCGCCATCAAGCCACTGACCGCCGCGCGGGTCACCGCCCTAGCGGCACGCGACCTGCTGGCCGCGCGCCGCGGCAAACCCCCGGTGCTGATTCCGACCGCGGGCATGCCGGGCGAGACGGCGTTGATGACGGCACCCGATGCCTATCCGGGCTATCTACGCCTGGTGCCCGACGGAGTGGAGCTGCGCAATGAGGTCGCCGCGCGCATCGGGCTGAAGGTCATGGTCTACCGCCCGGGCCGCAGTGCCGCGAAAGTGCGCTGCCCGATTTTGTTCTGTGTCTGCGAAACCGACTCGGTGGCCCCGGCTAAAGTCACGCTGCACCACGCGGCCAAAGCACCGCGCGGCGAAATCAAGACATACCCCGAAGGGCATTTCGCCATCTACGTCGATGACGCGTTCGAACGCGTCATCGGCGACCAGATCGCTTTCCTCGACAAACACCTCAAGACCGCGATCTAA
- a CDS encoding NAD(P)(+) transhydrogenase (Re/Si-specific) subunit beta, whose translation MNYLVIVLYIFAFSLFIYGLMGLTGPKTAVRGNLIAAVGMAIAVAATLVKIRHTDQWVLIIAGLVVGVVLGVPPARLTKMTAMPQLVAFFNGVGGGTVALIALAEFMETKGFSAFQHGESPTVHIVVASLFAAIIGSISFWGSIIAFGKLQEIIDGKPIGFGRLQQPINLLLLVGAVVAAVVIGLDAHPGSGGVSLWWMIGLLAAAGVLGLMVVLPIGGADMPVVISLLNAMTGLSAAAAGLALNNTAMIVAGMIVGASGSILTNLMAKAMNRSIPAIVAGGFGGGGVAVGGGDAGDKTVKATSAADAAIQMAYANQVIVVPGYGLAVAQAQHAVKDMASLLEDKGVTVKYAIHPVAGRMPGHMNVLLAEAEVDYDAMKDMDDINDEFARTDVAIVIGANDVTNPAARNDASSPIFGMPILNVDKAKSVIVLKRSMNSGFAGIDNPLFYGEGTTMLFGDAKKSVTEVAEELKAL comes from the coding sequence ATGAACTACCTAGTGATCGTCCTCTATATTTTCGCGTTCTCGCTGTTCATCTACGGCTTGATGGGCCTTACCGGTCCCAAGACCGCGGTGCGTGGCAACCTGATCGCCGCGGTCGGGATGGCCATCGCGGTCGCCGCCACCCTGGTCAAGATCCGGCACACCGACCAGTGGGTGCTAATCATCGCCGGCTTGGTGGTGGGCGTGGTGTTGGGCGTCCCGCCGGCGCGGCTTACCAAGATGACCGCGATGCCGCAGCTGGTGGCGTTCTTCAACGGCGTCGGCGGCGGTACGGTCGCGCTGATCGCGCTGGCGGAGTTCATGGAGACCAAGGGCTTCTCGGCGTTCCAGCACGGCGAATCGCCGACCGTGCACATCGTGGTGGCTTCGTTGTTCGCCGCGATCATCGGGTCGATCTCGTTCTGGGGTTCGATCATCGCCTTCGGCAAGCTGCAGGAGATCATCGACGGCAAGCCGATCGGCTTTGGCCGGCTGCAGCAGCCGATCAATTTGTTACTGCTGGTCGGGGCTGTCGTCGCCGCCGTGGTGATCGGGCTGGACGCCCATCCCGGCAGCGGCGGTGTGTCGTTGTGGTGGATGATCGGCCTGCTGGCGGCGGCCGGTGTGCTGGGCCTGATGGTGGTGTTGCCCATCGGCGGCGCCGACATGCCGGTGGTCATCTCGCTGCTGAACGCCATGACGGGCTTGTCGGCCGCGGCCGCGGGCCTGGCGCTGAACAACACCGCGATGATCGTGGCCGGGATGATCGTCGGCGCGTCCGGGTCCATCCTGACCAACCTGATGGCCAAGGCGATGAACCGCTCCATCCCGGCGATCGTCGCCGGCGGGTTCGGCGGTGGCGGCGTGGCCGTCGGCGGTGGTGACGCCGGAGACAAGACCGTCAAAGCCACCTCGGCCGCCGACGCCGCGATCCAGATGGCCTATGCCAACCAGGTGATCGTGGTGCCGGGCTACGGCCTGGCCGTCGCGCAGGCGCAGCACGCTGTCAAGGACATGGCGTCGTTGCTGGAGGACAAGGGTGTCACGGTGAAGTACGCGATCCACCCGGTCGCCGGCCGGATGCCCGGGCACATGAATGTGCTGCTGGCCGAGGCCGAGGTCGATTACGACGCGATGAAAGACATGGACGACATCAACGACGAGTTCGCCCGTACCGACGTCGCGATCGTCATAGGCGCTAACGACGTCACCAATCCGGCGGCTCGCAACGATGCATCGAGTCCGATCTTCGGCATGCCGATCCTCAATGTCGACAAAGCCAAGTCGGTGATTGTGCTGAAGCGTTCGATGAACTCGGGCTTCGCGGGCATCGACAACCCGTTGTTCTACGGGGAGGGCACCACGATGTTGTTCGGCGACGCGAAGAAATCGGTGACCGAGGTCGCCGAGGAACTGAAAGCCCTATAG
- a CDS encoding acyl-CoA dehydrogenase family protein, translating to MSAKASDYHKKLSDFMTEYVFPAEAEYDKYRHEAGPDDFTVPPIVEELKIKARERGLWNLFLPAESGLTNLEYSPLAELTGWSLEIAPEALNCAAPDTGNMETLHLFATEQQRKDWLEPLLDGKIRSAFSMTEPAVASSDARNIETSIVRDGADYVINGRKWWTSGAADPRCKILIVMGRTNPEAASHQQQSMVLVPIDTPGVTVVRSTGVFGWQDQHGHCEIVYDNVRVPVTNLLGEEGSGFAIAQARLGPGRIHHCMRALGGAERALALMTHRANNRIAFGRPLADQGMVQHAIAKSRNEIDQARLLCEKAAWTIDRHGNKAAHLLVSQIKAVAPQVACDVIDRAIQVHGAAGICDDTPLARLYGWHRAMRIFDGPDEVHMRTIARSELGREQSALAAAVTNNG from the coding sequence ATGTCGGCCAAAGCCAGCGACTATCACAAGAAATTGTCCGATTTCATGACGGAGTACGTCTTTCCCGCCGAAGCCGAATACGACAAGTACCGGCACGAGGCCGGCCCGGACGACTTCACCGTTCCGCCGATCGTCGAGGAGCTCAAGATCAAGGCCCGTGAACGCGGCCTGTGGAACCTGTTCCTGCCCGCCGAGTCGGGCCTGACCAACCTGGAGTACTCGCCGCTGGCGGAGCTGACGGGCTGGAGTCTCGAGATCGCGCCCGAAGCGCTCAACTGTGCGGCTCCGGATACCGGCAACATGGAGACGCTGCACCTGTTCGCCACCGAGCAGCAACGCAAGGACTGGCTGGAGCCGCTGCTGGACGGCAAGATCCGCAGCGCCTTCTCGATGACCGAGCCCGCGGTGGCCAGCAGCGACGCCCGCAACATCGAGACCTCGATCGTGCGCGACGGCGCCGACTACGTGATCAACGGCCGCAAGTGGTGGACATCCGGCGCCGCCGATCCGCGCTGCAAGATCCTGATCGTGATGGGCCGCACCAATCCCGAGGCGGCCAGCCACCAGCAGCAGTCGATGGTGCTGGTGCCGATCGACACCCCGGGGGTAACCGTTGTGCGCTCCACCGGCGTCTTCGGCTGGCAGGACCAGCACGGCCACTGCGAGATCGTGTACGACAACGTCCGGGTTCCGGTGACCAACCTGCTCGGCGAGGAAGGCTCCGGTTTCGCCATCGCCCAGGCCCGGTTAGGACCGGGCCGCATCCACCACTGCATGCGTGCCCTCGGCGGCGCCGAGCGGGCGCTGGCGCTGATGACGCACCGAGCGAACAACCGCATAGCGTTCGGTCGTCCGCTGGCTGATCAAGGTATGGTACAGCACGCAATTGCCAAGTCCCGCAACGAGATCGATCAAGCCCGGTTACTGTGCGAGAAGGCCGCTTGGACGATTGACCGGCACGGCAACAAGGCCGCTCACCTACTGGTGTCGCAGATCAAAGCGGTTGCCCCGCAGGTAGCCTGCGACGTCATCGACCGCGCCATTCAGGTGCACGGCGCGGCGGGAATCTGTGACGACACCCCGTTGGCCCGGCTGTATGGCTGGCACCGCGCCATGCGGATTTTCGACGGGCCCGACGAGGTGCACATGCGGACCATCGCGCGCAGCGAACTGGGCCGCGAGCAGTCTGCGCTCGCGGCAGCGGTCACCAACAATGGCTGA
- a CDS encoding TetR/AcrR family transcriptional regulator produces the protein MPSENGLSRREELLAVATKLFAARGYHGTRMDDVADVIGLNKATVYHYYASKSLILFDIYRQAAEGTLAAVHDDPSWTAREALYQYTVRLLMGIAGNPERAAVYFQEQPYIAEWFTTEQVAEVREKEAQVYEHVHGLIDRGISSGEFYECDSHVLALGYIGMTLGSYRWLRPSGRRTAKEIAAEFSTALLRGLIRDETIRTQSPLG, from the coding sequence ATGCCGTCCGAAAATGGCCTTTCGCGCCGCGAGGAGTTGCTGGCCGTCGCCACCAAGCTGTTCGCTGCCCGCGGCTATCACGGCACCCGAATGGACGATGTCGCTGACGTGATCGGGTTGAACAAGGCGACGGTCTACCACTATTACGCCAGCAAGTCGCTGATCCTGTTCGACATCTATCGCCAGGCTGCCGAGGGAACGCTGGCCGCCGTGCACGATGACCCGTCCTGGACCGCACGCGAAGCCCTCTACCAGTACACGGTGCGGCTGTTGATGGGCATCGCCGGCAACCCCGAGCGTGCCGCGGTCTACTTCCAGGAGCAGCCCTACATCGCCGAGTGGTTCACCACCGAACAGGTCGCCGAGGTACGGGAGAAGGAAGCCCAGGTCTACGAGCATGTGCACGGCCTGATCGACCGCGGCATCAGCAGCGGTGAGTTTTACGAGTGCGACTCACACGTGCTCGCGCTGGGCTATATCGGCATGACGCTGGGTAGCTACCGGTGGCTGCGCCCGAGTGGCCGGCGCACGGCCAAGGAGATCGCTGCCGAGTTCAGCACCGCACTGCTGCGCGGGCTGATCCGCGACGAGACGATCCGCACCCAGTCTCCGCTTGGCTGA
- a CDS encoding diacylglycerol kinase: MPIRVAHVGTGNVGGLALAELIANPAYELIGVCVSTPEKVGKDAAELCGVGLDGTAHAGVATGVKAVDDLDVLLAARPECIVYCAMGDTRLPDAMTDVMRILAAGINVVGSSPGLLQYPWKVMPDKYIARVEDAAQRGKSSLFITGVDPGFANDLIPFALAGTCQRIESVRCMEIHDYASYDGAEVMHYMGFARPMDEELPMLLQPGVLSIAWGTAIRQLAAGLGIEIDEITESYQREPAPEDFDIAVGHVAKGTLAALQFEIRGMVKGRPVIVIEHITRLRPDLRPDWQQPAAGGGSYRVEITGEPSYAVDIVPTSRKGDHNHAAIAGAAGRIVNSIPAVLAAPPGIRTTLDLPLVSGKGLYTPSDLVAT, from the coding sequence ATGCCGATTCGTGTCGCCCATGTGGGCACCGGAAATGTCGGCGGTCTGGCCCTTGCCGAACTGATCGCTAACCCCGCGTACGAACTGATCGGGGTGTGCGTGTCCACACCGGAGAAAGTCGGCAAGGACGCCGCCGAACTGTGTGGGGTCGGTCTCGACGGCACCGCTCACGCTGGCGTCGCGACCGGCGTCAAGGCCGTCGACGATCTCGACGTGCTGCTGGCCGCACGGCCCGAATGCATCGTCTACTGCGCCATGGGCGACACCCGCCTGCCGGACGCGATGACCGACGTGATGCGCATCCTGGCCGCCGGTATCAACGTCGTCGGGTCGTCCCCGGGCCTGCTGCAATACCCGTGGAAAGTGATGCCCGACAAGTACATCGCCAGGGTGGAAGATGCTGCGCAACGAGGGAAGTCGAGTCTTTTCATCACCGGTGTCGATCCCGGGTTCGCCAACGACCTGATTCCGTTCGCACTGGCCGGCACCTGCCAGCGCATCGAATCGGTGCGGTGCATGGAGATCCACGACTACGCCAGCTACGACGGCGCCGAGGTGATGCACTACATGGGGTTCGCCCGACCTATGGACGAAGAGTTGCCGATGCTGTTGCAGCCCGGCGTGCTCAGCATCGCCTGGGGGACGGCAATCCGGCAGCTGGCCGCCGGGTTGGGTATCGAGATCGACGAAATCACCGAGTCCTATCAACGCGAGCCGGCGCCGGAGGACTTCGACATCGCCGTCGGGCACGTCGCCAAGGGCACCCTGGCGGCGCTGCAATTCGAGATCCGCGGCATGGTCAAGGGCCGTCCCGTCATCGTCATCGAGCACATCACCCGGCTGCGGCCCGACCTGCGACCAGATTGGCAGCAACCGGCCGCCGGCGGCGGCTCATACCGCGTTGAGATCACCGGGGAGCCGTCCTACGCGGTGGACATCGTGCCCACGAGCCGCAAGGGCGACCACAACCACGCGGCGATCGCCGGCGCGGCCGGACGTATCGTCAACTCCATTCCCGCGGTACTGGCCGCGCCGCCCGGCATCCGGACGACGCTGGACCTGCCGCTGGTCTCCGGTAAAGGCCTATACACCCCCAGCGATCTAGTCGCTACGTAA
- a CDS encoding glucose 1-dehydrogenase, which yields MERPGRVAGKVALISGGARGMGAEHARLLVAEGAKVVIGDVRDDEGKALAAEIGDAARYVHLDVTQLDQWEAAVATATGDFGKLDVLVNNAGIVAAGPLREFRMDKWQQVLDVNLTGTFLGMRVAVDPMTQAGGGSIINVSSIEGIRGAPFVHPYVASKWAVRGITKSAALELAPVNIRVNSLHPGFIRTPMTAHLPEDMVTIPLGRPAESREVATFVVFLASDEASYATGSEFIMDGGLVTDVPHKEF from the coding sequence ATGGAACGACCGGGACGGGTAGCAGGCAAGGTCGCGCTGATCAGCGGCGGCGCTCGCGGAATGGGTGCCGAGCATGCGCGGCTGCTGGTCGCAGAGGGTGCCAAGGTGGTGATCGGCGACGTCCGCGACGACGAGGGCAAAGCGCTGGCCGCCGAGATCGGCGACGCGGCGCGCTACGTGCACCTCGACGTCACCCAACTCGACCAGTGGGAGGCCGCGGTCGCGACGGCCACCGGCGACTTCGGCAAGCTCGACGTGCTGGTCAACAACGCCGGCATCGTCGCGGCGGGACCGCTGCGCGAGTTCCGGATGGACAAGTGGCAGCAGGTGCTCGACGTCAACCTCACTGGCACGTTCCTGGGTATGCGGGTGGCCGTGGACCCGATGACACAGGCTGGTGGCGGGTCGATCATCAACGTCTCCTCGATCGAGGGGATCCGGGGTGCGCCGTTCGTGCACCCGTACGTCGCGTCGAAGTGGGCGGTGCGCGGCATCACCAAGTCGGCCGCGCTGGAGCTGGCCCCGGTTAACATCCGGGTCAACTCACTGCACCCCGGCTTCATCCGCACGCCGATGACCGCCCACCTGCCCGAGGATATGGTCACCATTCCGCTCGGTCGGCCAGCCGAATCGCGCGAGGTCGCCACCTTCGTGGTGTTCCTCGCCAGTGACGAAGCGTCCTACGCGACGGGTAGCGAATTCATCATGGACGGCGGTCTGGTGACCGACGTGCCGCACAAAGAGTTCTGA
- a CDS encoding methyltransferase family protein — protein sequence MRIIPKMVFSGTVQFAGFALLIFLPAGTLNYWQAWVFLTVSLSTWIPGFYLLAKNPGALERRMRGGPAAETRAVQKLVMAAIWLSLVAGIVLSALDHRFGWSHVPDAVCVLGNLVVAAGLSVATLVLIQNNYAAATVRVEPGQQVVSTGLYRLVRHPMYTGNVILMVGVPLALGSYWGLVFVIPVLIVLTLRIRDEEKLLRLELAGYDEYTRKVRYRLLPHMW from the coding sequence GTGCGAATCATCCCCAAAATGGTGTTTTCCGGGACTGTTCAATTCGCCGGATTCGCCCTGCTGATTTTTCTTCCCGCCGGCACCCTCAATTATTGGCAGGCGTGGGTTTTTCTGACGGTCTCCTTGTCGACCTGGATACCTGGTTTCTACCTGCTGGCCAAGAATCCCGGCGCGCTGGAACGACGAATGCGTGGTGGCCCGGCGGCGGAGACCCGGGCCGTGCAGAAGCTAGTGATGGCCGCCATCTGGCTTTCGCTGGTGGCCGGGATTGTGCTCAGCGCACTCGATCACCGCTTCGGCTGGTCCCACGTACCGGACGCGGTCTGCGTACTGGGGAATCTCGTGGTTGCCGCGGGTTTGAGCGTGGCGACGCTGGTGCTGATCCAAAACAACTACGCGGCCGCGACCGTACGGGTGGAACCGGGTCAACAGGTCGTTTCGACCGGGCTATACCGGCTGGTGCGGCACCCGATGTACACCGGCAACGTGATCCTGATGGTGGGTGTGCCGCTGGCTCTGGGTTCCTACTGGGGACTCGTCTTCGTCATACCGGTGCTCATCGTTCTCACGCTGCGCATCCGCGACGAAGAGAAACTTCTGCGTCTCGAGTTAGCCGGGTACGACGAATACACCCGCAAGGTTCGCTACCGCCTGCTGCCGCACATGTGGTGA
- a CDS encoding NAD(P) transhydrogenase subunit alpha produces MYDELLANLAILVLSGFVGFAVISKVPNTLHTPLMSGTNAIHGIVVLGALVVFGEVEHPSLAVQIILFVAVVFGTLNVIGGFIVTDRMLGMFKGKKKALPAKSEEGAK; encoded by the coding sequence ATGTACGACGAGTTGTTGGCCAACCTCGCGATCCTGGTGTTGTCCGGGTTCGTCGGGTTCGCGGTGATTTCCAAGGTGCCCAACACGCTGCACACACCGCTGATGTCGGGCACCAACGCCATCCACGGCATCGTGGTGCTCGGCGCGCTGGTGGTGTTCGGCGAGGTCGAGCACCCGTCGCTGGCGGTGCAGATCATCCTCTTCGTGGCGGTCGTGTTCGGCACCCTGAACGTCATCGGTGGTTTCATCGTCACCGACCGGATGCTGGGCATGTTCAAGGGCAAGAAGAAAGCCCTCCCGGCGAAATCTGAAGAGGGCGCCAAATGA
- a CDS encoding Re/Si-specific NAD(P)(+) transhydrogenase subunit alpha produces MTEAQTGLVKVGVVAESGADERRVALVPKAVAGLVNSGLAVVVESGAGERALLPDQLYTDAGASIGDAWAADIVVKVAPPTAAEVGRLRRGQTLIGFLAPRNADNSIGALKQAGVQAFALEAIPRISRAQAMDALSSQGNVSGYKAVLLAASESTRFFPMLTTAAGTVKPATVLVLGVGVAGLQALATAKRLGARTTGYDVRPEVADQVRSVGAQWLDLGIDAAGEGGYARELTDDERAQQQQALEKAISGFDVVITTALVPGRPAPRLVTAGAVEAMKPGSVVVDLAGETGGNCELTEPGQTVVKHDVTIASPLNLPATMPEHASELYSKNITALLDLLIKDGKLDPDFADEVIADSCVTRAGEDS; encoded by the coding sequence ATGACAGAAGCGCAGACAGGGCTCGTGAAGGTCGGCGTGGTGGCCGAATCCGGAGCCGACGAGCGGCGCGTTGCGTTGGTGCCGAAGGCGGTCGCCGGATTGGTGAACAGTGGCCTGGCGGTGGTGGTCGAATCGGGCGCGGGCGAGCGGGCGCTGCTCCCCGACCAGCTCTACACCGACGCCGGCGCCAGCATCGGCGATGCCTGGGCAGCCGACATTGTGGTGAAGGTGGCGCCGCCGACCGCCGCCGAGGTGGGCAGGCTGCGCCGCGGGCAGACGCTGATCGGCTTTCTGGCGCCGCGCAACGCGGATAATTCGATCGGCGCGCTGAAGCAGGCCGGTGTGCAAGCCTTCGCGCTCGAGGCCATTCCGCGTATCTCGCGGGCTCAGGCGATGGATGCGCTGTCGTCGCAGGGCAACGTCTCCGGCTACAAGGCCGTACTGCTGGCGGCGTCGGAGTCCACCCGGTTTTTCCCGATGTTGACCACCGCGGCCGGAACCGTGAAGCCGGCCACCGTGCTGGTGCTCGGCGTCGGCGTGGCCGGGTTGCAGGCGCTCGCGACGGCCAAGCGGCTCGGTGCCCGCACCACCGGTTACGACGTGCGGCCCGAGGTCGCCGACCAGGTGCGCTCGGTGGGTGCGCAATGGCTCGACCTCGGTATCGACGCCGCGGGGGAGGGCGGGTACGCCCGCGAACTCACTGACGACGAGCGTGCACAGCAGCAGCAGGCGCTGGAAAAGGCGATCAGCGGTTTCGACGTGGTGATCACCACCGCGCTGGTTCCCGGACGTCCAGCTCCCCGGCTGGTGACCGCCGGCGCCGTCGAGGCGATGAAGCCCGGCAGCGTGGTGGTGGACCTCGCCGGTGAGACCGGCGGCAACTGCGAGCTCACCGAGCCCGGTCAGACCGTTGTCAAGCACGACGTCACGATCGCTTCGCCGCTGAACCTGCCGGCAACCATGCCCGAGCACGCCAGCGAGCTGTATAGCAAGAACATCACCGCGCTGCTGGATCTGCTGATCAAAGACGGCAAGCTGGACCCCGACTTCGCCGACGAGGTCATCGCGGATTCGTGTGTGACCCGCGCCGGAGAGGACTCCTGA